The DNA segment CTGCTGCAGGCTAACGTTAAGCTTTGATGAAGCATCAGCTGGAGTTGCATGTAATCTTGATTCCCGCGGCTATCACGTTCTTTGCAACGCAACCAAAGAAGTCGTCGGGCACGTGAAGCCTTACTCGATCACCGGTACTTTGCCTCTTATCCGAGACCTCAAGGTAATCCATTAGATACACTAGACTCGAGACTGATCCCTTCAGAGTCTTCTTCTGCTCTTTTTTAAATTCGATGGTATCTTTGGTTTGTAGGATGAAGGTTTCGATGTGCAAACTTCAGGATACGGCCTCATGGCTACATATCACGCAAAGAACGAGTACTGTCTTCTTACAGACATGTGCCAAGGCTTTGATGTCTTCGTTAGGATCATTTCTCAACTTGAACAAGACTAAACACTTTACTTTGaagacaataaaaataaaagcttCAAGTAGCTGCTCTCTTATTTGGTTCTAAACACTTTACTTTCTATTTGTACAAGTCAATGAAGGTTCAATACATAAAAGACAATTTACAAAACTTTAAACACAAAAGGGTAgtgttttattcatttattttttaatctatcTTGTACTGTTGTTGTCACCTTCAGCTTCAAGCTTATGTACCCGTAGGCGTAGTCTTTGTTGGTGATGGTGAAGCTTCCAGAGACCATTACCCAATACAACAGCCGAGTATATGCCATGTGTGATGATAGGAGCAAGAAGGTTGTTTGTctgcaatattttatttaactaaTTATTCCTTTTAACGTCTGATAAAGAGAATGAGTTTAGTAATAATAGTGTACCTGAATCCATTCAAAGCCGAGGTAGAGACCCAAAAGCCCTTCAAGAAGAGGAGAGTAGATCTTCTTCATCTGTCTCCTCTCGTACCACGCTGCAAACAACTTCTTGAGCTCGTCACGGGCAGAAGGAGTTTTCAAGACGGGTGCCATTATATAAGTAGGATCTTTAGGTGAAGCAGCAATGTAATAGAGAGAACCAGTGAGAGCGGCGGTTATAGCGGCTGCAAACGCTTGAGCAAACGGTACGAACGGAGGCAATAGTCCAGTCTGTAAATTTCAATAGTTTCAAGTCAATTTGGAATGTTAGAAGgtaaagaagaaaagagagagcaTACCAAAGCGACCATTCCTCGAGGATCTGAGATGAGATCTGTGCCTCTTAGGAATATATCAGCTAGTGCACCCTGAAACGCAGCGCGATAGAAGAGCTCCTCTCCAACTGAACTTGCAGTAACTACTAAGATAAACTAAAAGAAAGACATCAATGGTACCAGTTCTTGAAAGTTTCAAAAAACATCATATTTTAAGAAGTTAATTTCACCTGCCAAGCTGACATTCCATGGAAGAAGCCACGAAGCTCCTCATCTTCAACATCTCTAATGGCACGAGCGTGCGGCGACACCTTCACAACTTCATcctaaaacaagaaaacaatcTCAATCAACACTAAACcattaaaagagagagagagagagagagagatcctcCTAACTCTTTAACTTACATCAAGAATGAAGAGAAGAGCCATGATAGGTGGAGAAGCGTAACCAAGACCAGCAATAATAGCATCTAAAGAAGCATTAAAACCTCCTGTGTAATCTATCCCTGCTACTTCACATATAAACCTTCCCGCCATCGCCATTCCACAGTATATTcctgtttttttaatattttaaattaaaaaaaaatccaaaacttTAATTTACTTGAAAACAAAACTTTTGTCATTACCACCGAGTTGACTCACCGATTCCGTAACTCAGCCTAACAACAGCACCGATCTTATCCCAATCTCCGCCGCTTCCACCGACAAACTCTCCCACGGATGTCACCTCTCCCGACGGTCCAGCTAACCCCCCGCCGCCGAAACTTCCCACCGACGTTACATCTCCCGAAGGCACAGCTATACTTCTTGCCGACGCCGCCGCATCACCGTCGTCGATCACTTCGCCGCTGCTCTGTCCCGACGAAGACGCTTTAACTCCCCTCGACTTCTCTAACGAAAGACTGCTTCTCTTCCCGCTACGCCTCCGCAGCTCCGATCTCGAACTCGCCGGAGACTCGTAAAGCCTAAAACTACGATCACTACTCTTAAACCATgacgaagacgaagaagaagaggagaaagcGACTCTTGTCGTACCACAAGTCAACAAAGGAAGACCCATTAGATTTTACACGCGACAGCTCTCAGGCGAATTCGCCGGAGAGACTCTGTTCTTCATCtagtgtgagagagagagactctttTCTCACagtatttatttctattttttcaaaattaatatttaaaattgtaaaaCGCCTGACCGTCGGATGATATAGACAGAATTAATCTAACGGTTTAGGAGAGTTTTTAATAGAGACCACTCGAAACTGACGAAGTTCCACTTGGACTTGACTACCTACGTTCATTTGATTTTCATCGGCTTTTACATGTCTACACGTtactatattttttcttatgtgaATGAAACTCTAATGGGCTATATTTCAAATTAACGGGCCTTAGTGCCGATGCTTTCCTAAACGGTGATCCAAATTTCAGATCTTATCTTAATTTTCTtagaaaataatagtatattttattgtgaaaattggaaaaaaatctgaaattagatttatttttgaaaactacaGTTTTAAAGTTAAAGCACTAaccttttataaattaaattataaatctttAATAAAGTCCTATAATTATTTAGtatctaaattaaaaataatggagaacaaaatttaaaatgtaaaatatatcatatgtatatatatatatataataattaagacGTTGTTCGTGTAGTAGGTGTACAagtcatatattaaaaaacttattaagATTTTCTGAATCACGTTTCAGTCTAATTAATACTTCAttcatttcttaaaaatatcattttagattttatttttgtttttaaaaatgtcattttgtattttaatgcaTCATTTAAAATAAACGTTTCATTtaatcttattttattaatgtattaattAAATAGAGAGAAATATTTAATGTATGAATAgagtataaataaaaaatttaagtattttttcatATGCGTAAAAAGCTTTAAATGACAATTTTAATGCaaagagaaaataatattataaataattattattcacTTTTAAAACTTGCCACACAATAATTGTTCtctaaattttagttatattgCTACAATTTTAATATCATTATGTCACAAGAGTCAGTAGTTACAACCTTCTTCCAAAATTAATATCatatgattaaattttaattaatctttttgaaacaattaagttttaattaatatattgttCACTTTTGTCATACATTTATAATTGTCATACTCTATTTATAAACACATCAAATTGACCATTTATTATAACACATATCAAACATCAAAAAAATGTTGAGAATATGAATATCCCTTACATTTTTAGACATATCATATGAAtggtttaatatattaaatttagatatagttatgtttaaataattaatgatctTTAAGAGAAACAGCATACTATAAAAACCAAAACCACCAAAATTGTATTTTAAGCAAATCATATTTTAACAACTGTTTAACGAAGATCACAACTATtcacaaatcataaatattttgctAAAATCAGaatattttatctatttgtATTTTCTTTGAGGTGAGATTATATTCATACTTTATATACAATAAATGCTAAAACCAATAGATTaagattaataaatattatatttgaaagttataaatatcatatatcacataattatttaaataaagcTGTTCACAGTAATGACTATAAATCATATAATCCTAATatggaataaaattatatgtttttataaatataatgtaGAGATTTTATTAACAATGCATGACtttaaaaagtattaaaatatattatttaattatataattttcagATTACATGCTTTTTTACGATTGCAATTTTTGTGGATTAGTCTGTAAAGCATgcaaattatttttagttacaaacacatattttttaatattctatattatattttattgacgGAAATATTAGATGTGAAacaatacaaatttataatttcagttataaaatatccaaaaataaatttaatgccAGACGTTTTAAAATGTATGATTAAATGTtatctcctaaaatataaatatgataaattaacGCAATATATATTAAGTTTGTATCGATTAGTTTTTACAACAACTGTTTTAttaaaagtaaacaaaatattttgaaattattatcTTGCGGTATACTACGAATTATAATATAGCAAACTTTTGAAAATATAGTTTCCACttatattgaaattttaatagAAACTCAAATGCTGAATATATTTGATATTCCAAAATTATGCTTGAGGTTTTATtcacatatttaaattaaaaaatctaaaactcaaaaagtttaaaatctgataataaaatttgtattacataattttcattcaagtttgaaatatttaaatcaaatttgTTCGCCTTTTAAGTAAATCGAAATTTAGAAACTGGATATACatatataccaaaataaaatcaTCAACGCATCTCAAACTtctacatttataaatatatttgtttccaaATATACTAAATAACTAGAATTAAATTCAAGGATGTGAATTTTTGACGTTTTACTGGAAGTTGCTACAATTAggttaaaatgatattttacaGTTCTTTTAGTGACCTTTGTAACAATCTTGGATGATCGGAAGTTAGTCATATATTCAATAGCCTAAATTAGCGTCTCTATCTCTACATGCAAAGATGAGGAATTGTGCCTCATACTTTTGGCCTCCAATCTCTGTTCTGAAAAATTATCTAAATTCTTATATGGATCATATACATTACACTATCTATCCACATCTACCCCATCCATGATATATTCTATTAGTGACCCTTGTAACAACCCTGGATTGTTGGTATTTAGGTCATCTATGATTTTAAGGTAGTTGATaaatttaaactaatataaCAAATGAGACAAAACTAATTGATGCAATATGCTAGTCCAACTTAAGGTCTTTCTATTAGACCCTGACCCACATTACTATTTTTCTCGGAAACTTCCTGTGGTGCTTCAGACTACTCAACTCTGAACAAAACTGTAAAGACTATCTAAAAGGTTTGTGCAGCATGATTTTAACAAATGTGGGTTATTAGTAGTCTTTGAGAACTGGATATGTATGATATTATAGAATGGTTCCAGGCTTCCTACGGACTAATTCACAagctaaaatgaaaatattgatATATTGGATAGTGGAGATTCACGTAAATTAACTATTTCATGCGACACATGTCCCAACAACTTTATCCTAATTTCTTGATTTTCTTCATCAAacaaatgtcatattaaaaatataaaagaaacaatCAAAAATAAAGATCATCTTTAAAATTTAACAGATAAGCTTATTAAATCTATTAtatcaaattaaaattgaaaattaaaaggGTTATTAATTACAACCAAATACAATTCCATAAGTTGAGGTTAAAATTAAAGGAAAGTAAGACAGTACCAGTATATAAGGGAAGCAATGTGGTTCGTCTTCTTCATGTCTTCTTCACATTGTGGAGTTTTATCATTTGTGTgagtaatgttttttttctaggctttgatttttatttttctcgtGTCAAGAGATAACGCTTTAAAGTTTTCAgaatttgatttttgattttttttctttttggttaaaAGGCCTATAAAATCTCTTCTCAAATGTTGATTATTTTATcggtttcaaatttttttttacttagttagcaatgatttttgtttttgtttttgtggcAGCCTGGTTATGTGATTTAAGGGGAGAATCATCTTTGATCTAGGGTTCTTCTTTCACTTCCTTGTATACGATTTGGCTGTATTTCATTTAATATCTACTGGCTTTGCAAAATTTAGTTTCTCTCTAAATTATTGAATCTATTAAGAAATAGTGAAGTATAAATTCCAAAGTTTGATCACTTACGCAGCTTCTTCCTTCTTGCTTCCTATAAAAATGTTTGGGGTTTTTTTGCTTCTCTACCTTTGTTGTTAAACAAACCTAATTCAAATCATAATTGTCAATTCATCCAGACTTTTTCTGAtgaattcaaattttattttaccttTCGTTGTTAATGGTGTTGGATATTCATCAATAGTTTTTTTCTCTAATTTAAGGATCTGGACGACAAAAAATATCTCTGAAACAAGAAATTACATCTATGGTTTCAATCACTCATAAGGATGATCAGATTGTGGAATCCAAAGAGATCACGCCAATATCTACACCTAAAAACGCATATGACTCGAACAGTGATGAACTGAATGATACTGATGGGGAAGAAGTACATAAAGATTTTTGCTTATAGTCGGTTAACCGGGTCTATAATTTAAGCTATTGGTACCATGTTACatcgaatgtttttttttggcaggTGAACGTATGTGATACCTGTGGTGTTCAAGGATTTACAAATAAGCTTGCCATTTGTGATAACTGCGGAGTTGGTGCAAAACATACGTAATGATTTACCTATGTAATTATATAGTAAAAAGGTCATATTTGCgtatttttaatcatattttggGTTACTGCAGTTATTGCATGCCTGAAAAACTTGAGGATGTTCCCGAAAGATGGTCTTGCAATGACTGTATTGAGGTAATCTTTAATATAAAACAAAGTTacgaaaaaaataaactatattgataactaaaaaataaaataaacaaagatcacttttgatttgtttcctcTTGCAGATGGGAGAAAgtgaatttcaaaaacaaaatgattTAAGCACTCAAACGTCTTCTGAAACTGTAGGTCTGGACTTGAACATAGAGCCTAACCTAAACCTGAATCCTAACATAGATCTCAATCTAGATCCTTCCATAGATCTGAATGTGAACCCTAACCAAGACCTGAATTTGGATATGAACCTGGATCCAAACCTAGACCTGAGTGTGGATAATAACTTGGACCTTTCTTTAGATTGTGGTTCATATTATCAGTCGAGTTCTACCAGTAACTTCCAAGCTCATACACGAATGAGAGCATCTCCGAATCCTTTGCTTGGGCAAGGGTcccttgaagaagaagaagaagaccatTGTGCAAAGAGACGTCGTGTGGATACACGACTCTCTCTATGAAAtggatttgaaaaaataatattttagtatttttctaTTGTTCTGTAAAAGAAAtgcttttttatttgttaatactttaaattatacttttatatatctataaaattggattttatatttatcgtcataatgtaatttttttttatatatagttttaactTTTCTTTGGTTAGTAGTTACTATCTATTGCGCTTTCCATCGATCTCCAAATATTATTAAACATGAAATACTTTCAAAGTTGAACATTTAAAATAGCATATATAACAACAAAtatgaattatttattttaggagattccaaaaaatatgaaatagttTTTCCATGAATTATACGGTATACATAG comes from the Brassica rapa cultivar Chiifu-401-42 chromosome A01, CAAS_Brap_v3.01, whole genome shotgun sequence genome and includes:
- the LOC103855787 gene encoding uncharacterized protein LOC103855787; this translates as MGLPLLTCGTTRVAFSSSSSSSSWFKSSDRSFRLYESPASSRSELRRRSGKRSSLSLEKSRGVKASSSGQSSGEVIDDGDAAASARSIAVPSGDVTSVGSFGGGGLAGPSGEVTSVGEFVGGSGGDWDKIGAVVRLSYGIGIYCGMAMAGRFICEVAGIDYTGGFNASLDAIIAGLGYASPPIMALLFILDDEVVKVSPHARAIRDVEDEELRGFFHGMSAWQFILVVTASSVGEELFYRAAFQGALADIFLRGTDLISDPRGMVALTGLLPPFVPFAQAFAAAITAALTGSLYYIAASPKDPTYIMAPVLKTPSARDELKKLFAAWYERRQMKKIYSPLLEGLLGLYLGFEWIQTNNLLAPIITHGIYSAVVLGNGLWKLHHHQQRLRLRVHKLEAEGDNNSTR
- the LOC103855806 gene encoding uncharacterized protein LOC103855806, with amino-acid sequence MVSITHKDDQIVESKEITPISTPKNAYDSNSDELNDTDGEEVNVCDTCGVQGFTNKLAICDNCGVGAKHTYCMPEKLEDVPERWSCNDCIEMGESEFQKQNDLSTQTSSETVGLDLNIEPNLNLNPNIDLNLDPSIDLNVNPNQDLNLDMNLDPNLDLSVDNNLDLSLDCGSYYQSSSTSNFQAHTRMRASPNPLLGQGSLEEEEEDHCAKRRRVDTRLSL